In one window of Lacticaseibacillus casei DSM 20011 = JCM 1134 = ATCC 393 DNA:
- the nrdH gene encoding glutaredoxin-like protein NrdH: MRNITLFTRNGCPQCRMTKRYLDTHKIPFTEHNINEEPEYIDYLKKKGFQQVPVLEADGLDSFSGFRPDALKQLAV; the protein is encoded by the coding sequence ATGCGTAACATCACACTGTTCACGCGCAATGGCTGTCCACAATGCCGGATGACAAAGCGCTACCTCGATACCCACAAGATTCCATTTACGGAACACAACATCAACGAGGAACCTGAATACATCGATTACTTAAAGAAAAAGGGATTCCAGCAGGTTCCTGTTCTTGAAGCAGATGGGCTTGATTCATTCTCCGGGTTCCGACCGGATGCCTTGAAGCAACTGGCTGTCTGA
- the nrdE gene encoding class 1b ribonucleoside-diphosphate reductase subunit alpha has translation MSLKTISPDEVTYYALNNEINIPVNDQIPLNKDKEALQAFLTENVAPNTMKFSSLQERLKYLVDHHYYEADFLKKYQPAFLEKLDQFLTAQHFQFKSFMAAYKYYAQYALKTDDGTQYLEDYKDRVFANALFFADGNEQLAVDLADEMIHQRYQPATPSFLNAGRQRRGELVSCFLLQITDDMNSIGRAINSALELSRIGGGVGLTLSNLREAGAPIKGIDGAASGVLPVMKLLEDSFSYSNQLGQRQGAGVVYLNVFHPDIISFLGAKKENADEKYRVKTLSLGVIVPDKYYELIKDNADMYLFSPYSVERAYGKPFSYVDITKEYDNMVANPDIKKYKIKARDLENEISKLQQESGYPYIINIDTANNASPIDGKIIMSNLCSEIMQVQVPSKLNNKQKYEVLGTDVSCNLGSTNIPNLMHSRDFGHSVEAMVRALTYVTDHSNIDVVPSVQHGNHMAHSIGLGAMGLHTYFAKNHMYYGSPESLDFTNIYFLLLNYYTLKASNKIAKERGESFHNFENSKYADGSYFDKYIQQSWAPKYDKVRDLFKDVHIPTQADWEALKESVMKDGLYHQNRMAVAPNGSISYINDTSASLQPIVNRIEDRQEKKIGTIYYPAPGLSNDTMPYYQSAYDIDMRKVIDVYAAAQQHVDQGMAMTLFMRSTIPAGLYPWKDGRTDKMTTRDLNILRNYAHHKGLKSIYYIRTYTDDQEEIGSNACESCSI, from the coding sequence ATGTCATTAAAAACAATCAGTCCGGACGAGGTTACTTATTACGCCCTTAACAACGAGATCAATATTCCCGTTAACGACCAAATTCCGCTCAATAAGGACAAGGAAGCATTACAGGCCTTTTTGACCGAAAATGTGGCGCCAAATACGATGAAGTTTTCGTCGCTACAAGAGCGCTTGAAGTATTTGGTTGACCATCACTATTATGAAGCCGACTTTTTAAAAAAGTATCAGCCGGCCTTCCTGGAAAAGCTGGATCAATTTCTGACGGCCCAGCATTTTCAGTTTAAGTCCTTTATGGCGGCCTATAAGTACTACGCCCAGTATGCGTTAAAGACCGACGATGGCACTCAATATCTTGAAGACTACAAAGATCGGGTGTTTGCCAACGCCCTCTTCTTTGCGGATGGTAATGAGCAGCTAGCGGTTGACTTAGCGGATGAAATGATTCATCAGCGGTATCAACCGGCTACCCCATCGTTCCTGAACGCTGGTCGGCAACGCCGTGGTGAATTGGTTTCCTGTTTTCTACTGCAAATTACCGATGATATGAATTCGATTGGCCGCGCGATTAACTCTGCCCTTGAGTTGTCACGAATTGGCGGCGGGGTTGGCCTGACGCTGTCGAATCTGCGTGAAGCCGGAGCGCCAATCAAGGGTATTGACGGTGCTGCAAGTGGCGTATTGCCGGTCATGAAGTTGTTGGAAGATTCTTTTTCCTACAGCAATCAACTGGGCCAACGTCAAGGTGCCGGTGTGGTTTATTTGAATGTCTTCCATCCTGATATCATCAGTTTCCTGGGTGCCAAGAAGGAAAATGCGGATGAAAAGTATCGAGTGAAGACCCTTAGCCTCGGCGTGATTGTCCCTGATAAGTATTACGAGCTTATTAAGGACAACGCCGATATGTATCTGTTCTCCCCTTATTCGGTTGAACGGGCTTATGGCAAGCCATTTTCGTATGTGGACATTACCAAGGAATACGATAATATGGTGGCCAATCCGGACATTAAGAAATACAAGATCAAGGCCCGCGATCTGGAAAATGAAATTTCCAAATTGCAGCAGGAATCTGGCTATCCTTATATCATCAACATCGACACTGCCAACAATGCGAGTCCGATTGATGGCAAAATCATCATGAGTAACCTGTGCTCGGAAATCATGCAGGTGCAGGTACCGTCCAAGCTCAACAACAAACAGAAATATGAAGTCTTAGGGACAGATGTTTCCTGCAACCTAGGCAGCACGAATATTCCTAATTTGATGCATAGTCGCGATTTTGGTCACAGCGTTGAAGCCATGGTTCGGGCATTGACCTATGTCACCGATCACAGCAATATCGACGTTGTGCCATCTGTTCAGCACGGTAATCACATGGCGCACAGCATCGGCCTTGGTGCGATGGGCTTGCACACGTACTTTGCTAAGAACCATATGTATTATGGTTCACCGGAAAGTCTTGATTTCACCAACATCTATTTCTTGTTGCTGAATTATTACACGTTGAAGGCATCCAACAAGATTGCTAAAGAACGTGGCGAGTCCTTCCATAATTTTGAAAACAGCAAATACGCTGATGGCAGTTATTTTGACAAGTATATCCAACAATCATGGGCACCTAAGTACGACAAGGTGCGTGACTTGTTTAAGGATGTTCACATTCCGACCCAGGCGGACTGGGAAGCACTCAAAGAGAGTGTGATGAAGGACGGCTTGTATCATCAAAACCGGATGGCTGTGGCCCCTAATGGCTCGATCAGCTATATTAACGATACCAGTGCCTCCTTGCAGCCAATTGTTAACCGGATCGAGGATCGCCAGGAAAAGAAGATCGGCACCATTTACTACCCGGCGCCTGGTTTGTCGAATGACACCATGCCTTACTATCAAAGTGCCTACGACATCGACATGCGTAAAGTCATTGATGTTTATGCCGCTGCCCAACAGCACGTTGACCAAGGGATGGCGATGACCTTGTTCATGCGCAGTACCATTCCTGCTGGCCTCTACCCATGGAAAGACGGCCGAACCGACAAGATGACGACACGTGATTTGAACATTTTGCGGAACTACGCACATCACAAAGGCCTCAAGTCGATTTACTACATCCGGACTTACACCGATGACCAGGAAGAAATCGGCAGCAATGCTTGTGAAAGTTGCTCAATTTGA
- the nrdF gene encoding class 1b ribonucleoside-diphosphate reductase subunit beta — MAKQYIAINWNAIEDEVDKATWEKLTEQFWLDTRIPLSNDLDDWRSLSPDEQWVVGHVFGGLTLLDTLQSQDGMASLRQNIRTQQETAVLNNIQFMESVHAKSYSSIFSTLNTPAEIDEIFDWTNHNEHLQYKANKINDIYHNGSALQKKIASVFLETFLFYSGFFTPLYYLGNNKLTNVAEIIKLIIRDESVHGTYIGYKFQLGFNELPEAEQQKLQDWMYDLLYDLYENEEKYTNDLYAKTKWTDEVLTFLRYNANKALMNLGQETAFPDTADDVNPIVMNGISTSTANHDFFSQVGNGYRLGQVEAMQDDDYTFSTEDEGHDK; from the coding sequence ATGGCAAAACAATATATTGCGATTAACTGGAATGCGATTGAAGATGAGGTCGATAAGGCGACTTGGGAAAAGTTGACGGAACAATTTTGGCTGGACACCCGGATCCCTTTGTCCAATGATTTAGACGATTGGCGCTCACTGAGTCCTGATGAACAGTGGGTTGTCGGGCATGTTTTTGGCGGGCTGACGCTGCTGGATACCTTGCAAAGTCAGGATGGCATGGCAAGTTTGCGGCAGAATATCCGGACGCAGCAGGAAACAGCGGTCTTGAACAACATTCAGTTCATGGAAAGTGTTCACGCCAAGAGTTACTCGTCAATTTTCTCAACGCTGAACACCCCTGCTGAAATTGATGAAATCTTCGACTGGACGAATCATAATGAACATCTTCAGTACAAAGCCAACAAAATCAACGATATTTACCACAATGGTTCGGCGTTGCAAAAGAAAATTGCCAGTGTCTTTTTGGAAACCTTCCTGTTTTATTCAGGCTTCTTTACCCCGTTGTATTATTTAGGCAACAACAAGCTGACCAATGTGGCGGAGATCATCAAGCTGATCATTCGGGACGAAAGTGTCCATGGCACGTACATCGGCTACAAGTTCCAATTAGGCTTCAATGAGTTGCCAGAAGCCGAGCAGCAAAAGTTGCAGGATTGGATGTACGATTTACTTTACGATTTGTACGAAAATGAAGAAAAGTATACGAATGATTTGTATGCTAAAACAAAGTGGACGGACGAGGTTTTGACATTCCTGCGTTACAACGCCAACAAAGCGCTCATGAATCTGGGCCAGGAAACCGCCTTTCCAGATACCGCTGACGATGTGAACCCGATTGTTATGAACGGTATTTCGACGTCAACAGCCAACCACGACTTCTTCTCCCAAGTCGGTAATGGTTATCGACTGGGACAGGTTGAAGCCATGCAGGATGACGACTATACATTTTCAACCGAAGATGAAGGCCACGATAAGTAA